One window from the genome of Caloenas nicobarica isolate bCalNic1 chromosome 21, bCalNic1.hap1, whole genome shotgun sequence encodes:
- the LOC135997017 gene encoding LOW QUALITY PROTEIN: olfactory receptor 10AG1-like (The sequence of the model RefSeq protein was modified relative to this genomic sequence to represent the inferred CDS: deleted 1 base in 1 codon), giving the protein MDPKLVAGETKTSLRYIYTLLEVFVMLDKPSASSKSLLFGLLCIGKILQRKGLENHTIGSGFVLLGFSDHSGLQGLCFTVFLAIYLMVLTGNSLIALITVVDSSLHSPMYFFLRNLSILEICYTSVTLPKMLVGFLMADGRICFLGCDAQMYSLVSLGSIECLFLAAMAYNCYIAICTPLHYTLIMSRSLCMRMVVGSWVVVIPVQIGQTYQVFTLPFRASHDLHHSICGVTPLLELACADTFWNEVIFYALVLVFVILSFSLIILSYIQIIKAILKIPSVLGRHKAFSTCSSHLGVVTLFFGSATVVYLKQWSRDSVDTNKYFVLIYTIVTPMFNPLIYSLRNKEVRIALKRLLWTK; this is encoded by the exons ATGGATCCGAAACTAGTAGCTGGGGAGACAAAGACCTCCCTTAGGTACATCTACACTTT GCTTGAAGTGTTTGTGATGTTGGACAAGCCATCAGCATCCTCTAAGAGCCTGTTGTTTGGATTGCTCTGTATAGGGAAAATACTCCAAAGAAAAGGTTTGGAGAATCACACTATTGGATCTGGATTCGTTCTTCTGGGATTTTCTGACCACTCTGGCCTGCAGGGCCTGTGCTTCACAGTATTCCTGGCCATCTACCTCATGGTCCTTACAGGGAATAGCCTCATTGCACTCATCACAGTGGTGGACTCAAGCCTTCACAGCCCCATGTATTTCTTTCTGAGGAACTTGTCCATCCTGGAGATCTGCTATACATCAGTCACTCTGCCAAAAATGCTGGTGGGTTTCCTGATGGCAGATGGCAGGATCTGCTTCCTTGGCTGTGATGCCCAGATGTATTCCCTGGTTTCGTTGGGCAGCATCGAATGTCTTTTCCTGGCTGCCATGGCCTACAACTGCTACATAGCCATATGT ACCCCCCTGCACTATACCCTCATCATGAGCAGAAGTCTCTGCATGAGGATGGTGGTGGGGTCATGGGTGGTTGTGATACCAGTGCAAATAGGACAGACCTACCAGGTGTTCACTTTGCCCTTCCGTGCATCCCATGACCTTCATCACTCTATCTGTGGTGTCACTCCTCTGCTGGAACTGGCTTGTGCAGACACCTTCTGGAACGAAGTGATATTTTACGCCCTTGTCCTGGTATTTGTgatcctttccttctccttaaTAATTCTTTCATACATTCAAATTATCAAGGCAATTCTAAAAATACCTTCAGTTCTGGGAAgacacaaagccttttccacctgTTCTTCACACCTTGGGGTGGTGACGCTCTTCTTCGGCTCAGCCACAGTCGTCTACTTAAAGCAGTGGTCAAGGGATTCTGTAGACACCAACAAATACTTTGTTCTGATTTACACAATTGTGACCCCTATGTTTAACCCTCTCATCTATAGCCTCAGAAATAAGGAAGTGAGAATTGCCTTGAAGAGACTTCTATGGACAAAGTGA
- the LOC135997018 gene encoding olfactory receptor 14C36-like, whose amino-acid sequence MSNGSSITQFLLLAFTDTQELQLLHFWLFLGIYPAALLGNDLIITTIACDQHLHTPMYFFILNLFLLDLGSVSATVPKSMANSLWVITAISYTGRAAQTFLFLFLITAEYSLLTVMSYDRYVAICKPLHYGTLLGSRPCVYMAAAAWGSGFLTALLHTATTFSLPLCQGNALNQFFCEILQILKLSCSDTYLREVGLMADAVLESNCVHPGELRTSPVTA is encoded by the exons atgtccaacggcagctccatcacccagttcctcctcctggcattcacagacacacaggagctgcagctcttgcacttctggctcttcctgggcatctacccggctgccctcctgggcaatgACCTCATCATtaccaccatagcctgtgaccagcacctccacactcCCATGTACTTCTTCATCCTCAACCTCTTCCTACTTGACTTGGGCTCCGTCTCCGCtactgtccccaaatccatggcaaattccCTCTGGGTCATCACAGCCATCTCCTATACAGGACGTGCTGCCCaaacctttttgtttctcttcttgatCACAGCAgaatattctcttctcaccgtcatgtcctacgaccgctatgttgccatctgcaaacccctgcactacgggaccctcctgggcagcagaccTTGTGTctacatggcagcagctgcctggggcagtggatttctcactgctctgctgcacacagcaactacattttcactgccactctgccAAGGTAATGCCCTgaaccagttcttctgtgaaatcctccagatcctcaagctctcctgctcagacacctacctcagggaag TGGGGCTGATGGCAGATGCTGTCCTGGAGAGCAATTGTGTGCACCCTGGAGAGCTCAGGACATCTCCAGTGACAGCATGA